The following proteins are encoded in a genomic region of Musa acuminata AAA Group cultivar baxijiao chromosome BXJ2-11, Cavendish_Baxijiao_AAA, whole genome shotgun sequence:
- the LOC135585923 gene encoding protein PAL OF QUIRKY-like — translation MAGTSSYSSSPCASLGSLDDVSVKPTRAIKFLCSYGGKILPRYPDGKLRYVGGHTRLLAVDRSISFSELQVKLRELCGWGAVSLRCQLPTEDLDALISVTSDEDLANLVEEYDIASRDRPSPLKIRAFLFLTPPSSSSSSKPSPKTSPTIPISIGRPPFIATERCVHWVSVPAKLYSRYGMPAASTTVGHTRFHSHHHHSHGSPRACSYLVHNGSHLQ, via the exons ATGGCCGGGACCTCATCCTACTCTTCCTCCCCCTGCGCTTCACTTGGCTCCCTCGACGACGTCTCCGTCAAGCCCACGCGCGCCATCAAGTTCCTCTGCAGCTACGGCGGCAAGATCCTCCCACGTTACCCCGACGGCAAGCTCCGTTACGTAGGCGGCCACACGCGCCTCCTCGCGGTCGATAGATCCATCTCTTTCTCAG AGCTGCAGGTGAAGCTGAGGGAGTTGTGCGGGTGGGGTGCGGTGAGCCTCCGGTGCCAGCTGCCGACGGAGGATCTCGACGCCCTTATCTCCGTCACCTCCGACGAGGACCTCGCCAACCTAGTCGAGGAGTACGACATCGCGAGCCGAGACCGGCCTTCCCCTCTAAAGATCCGAGCCTTCCTTTTCCTCACCCCGCCATCATCGTCCTCCTCCTCCAAACCTTCCCCCAAAACTAGTCCTACCATCCCTATCTCCATAGGCCGGCCTCCGTTCATCGCCACCGAGCGCTGCGTCCACTGGGTCTCCGTGCCGGCAAAGTTGTATAGCCGGTACGGAATGCCCGCCGCATCGACCACCGTGGGGCATACTCGCTTCCACAGCCACCACCACCATAGCCATGGCAGCCCGAGAGCATGCAGCTATCTCGTGCATAACGGGAGCCACTTGCAATAG
- the LOC135627952 gene encoding uncharacterized protein LOC135627952: protein MMLNSGRGGVGGGGGRGGGATGTMEEQELSLPILLAERVAKAVREAESFKLECADVGKQAEHLAAMLRSAARVAAASPSPSYDRPLRRVLAEAAKALERALALVRRCRRAGFLRRVVTITTGSTDFRKALALLDASVADLRWLLSIYSDEDGGGFAISLPPIASTDPILAWVWSYATTVQSPARAPADRAHAAQALATLALDNDRNKKLILEEGGVPPLLALLRDGPSVESQIAAATALSNLASDADNVSVILEELAVPIIVHVLSDSPMRLQTQVAGLVSRLAAHQPVAQDEFARENGIRPLVSLLCIGVPLDDIRPTQRKPSSIHSLVQGMGVPSSNSNASGSGGGSSRRSSFLLRDYYHQHRKDRENESPEAKLALKVACADALWMLAKGCLSNCRKITETKGLLCLSKIIELEKGELQQHCMMTVMEIAAAAEMDADLRRSAFRMNSPAARSVVEHLIQVSQQGSSVVLQISAIKAIGCLARTFPAKETKVLCPLVLQLGHWNPEVAAEAAKALGKFANPENFNCVEHSKTITEFAGVPVLMRLHRSGEKAQLPAVILLSYLALHIPKSEALERAKVLGALQSVARSPLAQDSSIRDMLPRAIYQLELFQVGLHSHIQMYEP, encoded by the coding sequence ATGATGCTGAACAGCGGGAGAGGAGGAGTCGGCGGCGgaggtggaagaggaggaggagcaacGGGGACGATGGAGGAGCAGGAGCTGTCGCTGCCGATCCTGCTGGCCGAGCGGGTTGCCAAGGCCGTCCGCGAGGCGGAGTCGTTCAAGTTGGAGTGCGCCGACGTGGGGAAGCAGGCGGAACACCTCGCCGCCATGCTCCGCTCCGCTGCCCGGGTCGCCGCTGCCTCTCCCTCCCCCTCCTATGACCGCCCCCTCCGCCGCGTCCTCGCGGAGGCCGCTAAGGCCCTCGAGCGCGCCCTCGCCCTcgtccgccgctgccgccgcgccGGCTTCCTCCGCCGCGTCGTCACCATCACCACCGGCTCCACCGACTTCCGCAAGGCCCTCGCCCTCCTTGACGCCTCCGTTGCCGACCTCCGCTGGCTCCTGTCCATTTACTCCGACGAAGACGGCGGCGGATTCGCCATCAGTCTCCCCCCCATCGCCAGCACCGACCCCATCCTCGCCTGGGTCTGGAGCTACGCCACCACCGTCCAGTCTCCCGCCCGAGCCCCCGCCGACCGCGCCCACGCCGCCCAGGCCCTCGCCACCCTCGCCCTCGACAACGACCGCAACAAGAAGCTCATCCTCGAGGAGGGCGGCGTGCCGCCGCTCCTCGCCCTCCTCCGCGACGGTCCCTCCGTCGAGTCGCAGATCGCCGCGGCCACCGCGCTGTCCAACCTTGCCAGTGACGCCGACAACGTCTCCGTCATCCTCGAGGAGCTCGCCGTGCCCATTATCGTCCATGTCCTCTCGGATTCCCCGATGCGCCTCCAGACCCAGGTGGCCGGCCTCGTGTCCCGTTTAGCCGCCCACCAACCCGTTGCCCAGGATGAGTTCGCCCGGGAGAATGGCATCCGCCCCCTCGTCTCGCTTCTCTGTATCGGGGTGCCCCTCGATGACATCAGACCAACGCAAAGGAAGCCCTCGAGCATCCACTCTCTCGTTCAGGGAATGGGCGTACCCTCATCCAACAGTAAtgccagcggcagcggcggcggcagcagcagaaggAGCTCATTTCTGTTGCGGGACTATTACCATCAACATCGCAAGGACAGGGAGAATGAGAGCCCCGAAGCGAAGCTCGCGCTCAAGGTTGCCTGCGCTGACGCGCTCTGGATGCTCGCCAAAGGGTGCCTCTCCAACTGCCGCAAGATCACCGAAACCAAAGGCCTCCTCTGCCTATCCAAAATCATTGAACTCGAGAAAGGCGAGCTGCAGCAGCACTGCATGATGACCGTGATGGAAATTGCGGCCGCTGCCGAGATGGATGCCGACCTCCGGCGCTCAGCCTTCAGGATGAACTCCCCGGCTGCCAGGTCGGTGGTGGAGCACCTCATTCAAGTGTCCCAGCAGGGGAGCAGCGTCGTTCTTCAGATCTCAGCTATCAAGGCCATTGGCTGCTTGGCCAGGACATTCCCTGCGAAAGAGACCAAGGTCTTATGCCCGCTCGTTCTCCAACTTGGACATTGGAACCCAGAGGTGGCGGCTGAAGCAGCCAAGGCTTTGGGGAAGTTTGCTAACCCGGAGAATTTCAACTGTGTGGAGCACTCAAAGACGATCACAGAGTTCGCTGGGGTGCCAGTGCTGATGCGGCTGCACCGATCAGGGGAGAAGGCACAGCTGCCTGCAGTGATCCTGCTCAGTTACTTGGCATTGCACATTCCTAAGAGTGAAGCTCTGGAACGCGCAAAGGTCTTGGGGGCTCTACAATCAGTCGCCAGGAGTCCACTGGCACAGGATTCCTCTATAAGAGATATGCTTCCTAGGGCTATCTACCAACTTGAGCTTTTTCAGGTTGGATTGCATTCCCACATACAAATGTATGAACCGTGA